The following is a genomic window from Amaranthus tricolor cultivar Red isolate AtriRed21 chromosome 10, ASM2621246v1, whole genome shotgun sequence.
CAGGGAAGATCGATTGATTGGTAGAGTAACTTGTGGAGTTGTTGGTGTAAATGTGTTTTACAAAACCTTAAGTGGATCTTAAGTGAACACACAGGAAATAAATCTTTTGTGGCATGAGATTAAGttttatcaaaattttcattGCGATGTACattgtataataaaaatatactgCCCGAATTTCATTCAAATGACTCCCCTTAGGTAGGCGAAGCTGTTTGCTGCCTTACCTTTATATTATCAAAAAGGTTGCTATGACCCTTGATTGCAAAAACATTGCTTCACATATTGAAGTATAAGATTTTAGAAGTGCTTCACATAAATAACTAAGTCATTTTACTTAAGTTGTATAATCGAAGGACAAAAAAGTATTACTTAATCGAGTTTTATGGCATTGTAGATACTTTTTGGAATAGTAGTATatcctttgttttcttttaaaatgtttACGTAAAGGTCATTTGCATTGTTTTTTATGCGGAGTTCGTAGGCCTGTTTCTTTGTTTATTGACTTTGTTGAAGCTGTTATGTATTACACCATTCTGCAAACTCTAAATCAATATAGCCCATCGTTGAGCTAATATTTTGTCAGAGTTCTATATCATTTACGGTTTATTAAATTTTCTAGAAAGATGAAGCCAATCTTTTGCGGGAACTTTGATTTTGACGCACGTCCATCTGATTTAGAGCGTCTTTTTAGACGATATGGCAAAGTGGATAGAGTGGATATGAAGTCTGGTAAGTTTTCTTGACTAATGTCTTTTATGTTAGTTTTAGTGTATATTCTCTTATATACAAACTAACCGGTGAATTTTTgtatttcttgatttttatgTAAAAACACCATTTTGATCAAAAGTTAAGTTAGTAATGTCCATCTTGTTAGTTTTCAGTTCCCTATGTTCTTGCTGGAAcccaagattaaaaaaatagggTAGCCtaatttatttacattttataaaacaaacttcaaatatgtgtttaatttaaagctatatataatattgaaactaagattttaaatagtaaagattaatattcaataaaatatattttatcggACAATTTATTTGTataaataacaaatagtatAGAGTATACTAAATAATATGTTATATCTAGTAATCTATTAATCTATTATCTAACAAACTAAGATATTTAATATGAATACCAATATATAATAGATTATAGTTTAATGGATACAATTTATTTAtacctatgttactcggactattcattttgcttcacataCCCTTGTCCAATCCTTGATACTCGGATATTgttatggcacttagacacttcattttaggcgtaaattATATGTTTAGATGTATTCGATACTTGAACACGTACTAGTGTCCGAACATTAGTATTTGAGTTCAAGTAACATAGATTTATACAAACAACAAGCATGAAGATCATACCAAAAacgtataaataatataataatgtaCTTCATCAATGATCTTATAAAactcaaatcaaaaaaatcaaaaaatgtaGATTAGTTTGAACACTTAATAATTTATAGTTTGCTCAACCTTGCCTAaccatttattaaaaaattaacttacCATGTCAATGATAATCCTAAAAGTATAATTAAGgccatataaaataaaattaatattaacattagTTATTTGGCTATTTAGAAAAACATTGCACTAAAGAAATTACCTAATGGTCGGTGAATGAATTTGGCATGGtccatataaatttttccaCTTTGATTTTTTCTTCTATTGTACGTTGTAATCAAACACTATGTTGTTGATATACAATAAACAACATAGAAACGTCAAGTTATTATGTGCATATGGTGGTATTGTAATGTTTCAAAATATATGTTtgaaacaatttaaaatatcagTCTATGTGATTGCACATCAATTTTGTTTGATGGATCATCAGGCTGTGCTCTAACCCCCTATCCCTTGACAGTCGACAAgcaattttgctttttaagtatccataaatttattaatagtcTTAAAGTTACATGGGTGCGAGGTGTATTCAATATTGTGCAATTCTTGCAAGTTctgtttttcttttactttgttTTATTATGTAAAACATTCATTTTGGAATGTTGTCCGTTAAGAAAAAGAAGTCAAGCTGGTTCTTATTTGCGTTCGGGTTTGAACTGTGTGCGTAAATCTAGCTCGGGAAGCTATGGTGATCTTGTGAAGTCTGATGTTGATCTTGCGAACATATGATACAATAAGTTCCTTCTGTTGTTGGACTGACTTGATCCTTGAAGGTTTCTTCCTTCCAAATAATCCTGGTGTAAACAATTCCGTGTGATAGGTCGTGTTCTGTCAAGCTGAAGCTGCAACTGATGAGCAAAATGTTTGCAAGAGCGTTAAATCATCGGAGCGCATTAAGTTGTCATTTTTTATAATAcgttaaaaacaaaaaaattatgtcAATTATGGGGTTCAAGGTTCTAGCAAGAAAACTGTTTTGTTAAAAAGTGTCAACCCCCGTTCTCAACATTTTATTTGGCGCAGGAATGCATTGGCATCTTATCACCTTTGGCTGATGGATGGGTCATTCCTTGTATTATCAGGCCCAGATATATCACATTTCCTCTTCTTATCCAAAGAAGAGCCCATCTGATCCATTTCCGATGGCACTACACTATCACTGCCTCTTAAATTTTGTGACATTTGTCCAGCTTCTAATATCATGTCGCTTATCACGCCCACCTAGCAGCGGAGGCGACATCACACATGGAGATGACCCCAATATCACTGACATTCCATGAACTTTTGGCTTTGTTCTTGACATCATTTAATCAATCTCAGGTCTGTCAGTAAATATGGTGTATTAGctatttttccaaaattttttcttttaacccGTTTCTAGATATTTCGCAATGTTTAGCAGGGACTTCTGAGTCTTATAGTGGGGTAGATTGCAGGTGTTTGCCATGCTTGATTTAGGATTTCCATGTAGCCTGATTTTCtgagtttttctttttcttttgatgtTGAAGGATTTGCATTTGTGCATATGGATGATGAGAAAGATGCGGAATATGCGATTCGGGCTCTTGATAGATCTGAATTTGGTAGAAAGGGAAGGAGACTTCGTGTTGAGTGGACAAAGGTGATTTACAGTTTTTTCATACGCACTTATTTTTTTGGCAGCTGCTATTTTACTTCCATTTCTCATATGGTCAATTTGCCCTTCAGCATGAACAAAGACAAATTGGAAGAAAACCAGTCAGCTCAAGAAGATCTGCCAATTCGAGGCCTTCTAAGACCttatttgttattaattttcctTATCATGCAAAAATAAGTGACTTGGAAAGACACTTTGAACCATATGGGAAGATTTTAAATGTAAGGATAAGAAGAAATTTTGCCTTTGTGCAGTATGAGTCTCAGGAGGATGCTACTAAAGCTTTGGATGCTACCAATTCTAGGTCAGTTTTGGTTTGCACTCATAGCAGTTATCACAGTCAAATTTCCTCTCTTTTTGCTATGGTATCTCGTTTTtccattttgtttttttttgttttgtgataatattaaattatacaatGCAGAAAGTTCTTGGATCAAGTCATATCTGTTGAATATTCTATTCGAGATGATGATGACAGAAGAGGTGGGTATAGCCCAGAGAGAAGAGGCCGTGATAGGTCTCCTGATAGGAGGAGGTCACCAAGTCCTTACAGAAGAGAGAGAGGAAGTCCTGACTACGGAACTGGACCTACGCCAGCTTCCTACAAGGGAGAGAGAGGGAGTCCTGATTATGGTAATGGCTCAAGTCGTAGTCCTCTTCGAGTGAGAAGGAGTCCTGAATATGGGGCTCGCTCTGGCCGTAGTCCTCATCGAGGACAAAGGAGTCCTGCATATGGGGCTCGTAACCGTTCAAGCCGTAGTCCACATCAGACATCGAGAGAGAGGAGCCCACATTATGGCCATGAACGGAGCTCTAGTACTCATCACAAGGAGTGTTCACCTGTTCTTCATGATCATAGTCGAAGTCCTCATGGGGGGGACAGAATTGGGAATGGTTATGGCCATTGTCCGAGTTCAAGCCCGTATCCAGAGGAAGGGGCCATATCTGACGATCTTAGGGAACCCAGGAGCCCCATTAACAAGGAAAGCTTGAGAGACAGCCCTATTGGTGAATGTGGAAGCCCAATTGACAACAGATATAAAAGGTTTGTATTTTGTTCCTGTTCAATTTTAGAATTAATTGCTAAGTTTTCTGTTTATTGGTGTAGTAATTTTGAAACATGTTTCGTTGCAGCCCCTCTCCTCAAGCGCGGCGAAGGTCACAATCTTGATCTGCAGTTGCTTCAATCTTGGATCAGATTTTGGGCTGCTTTCCATTTATACCATTTTGGGCTGTGCTCCCAGCTATGACATTGTCTCTTTGATTGAAGATAGAACTATTAGTTTGTAGTTGAAGCTTTGGTAGTTTAGTCCCAGTCTGTATTCCATTGGCATGTATAAATCTTATATACTTCTTCCTGTACAATATTGATGGAGGTGAATTTGATATCATGATGTTCTATAGTAAACTGGACGGTCCAGAGTTCAGACCTCTGAGTAGATTTTCTGAACTCCCAATACATGTGCATGGCCATATGGTAAGTTCCGGTCTTGCAGCTAACAGGTTCTCTGCCGAGCCATTGATCATTCTTGAAGCTTCTAGATTAGTCTAGGCGACTTTTGGATGATCGTGTTTCTAATAAATACAATACCAAGTTGATTTCAAATACTCAAATTGATGTGCGTGACCAATTATTAAGCCTTCTAAACATTAGGATACCATGTACTATCAGCTATTATCTTTAATAGGACCGTTCTAAAATTAGGACTTTGTGATTACTTTTAAATGCTTATGAAATCACTTTTAAGGTTtatgtgatcattttaaaagacttatgtaattatttttattttactatgtaATCACTTTTAAAGTATATGTGATTGCTTTTAAGgtttatgtgatcacttttaaagcatATGAGATTATTTCAAATActtatgtattatttttaaagCATATATAATTAACTTTTACTATTGTAGGTGATTACTTTTAAAGTCTATGTAAGAcatatgtaattaattttaaagccTATGTGATCAGTTTTAATGCttatgtgattacttttaaaacatatgtaatcaattttaagtcttatgtgatcacttttaaagcatATGTGATTACTTTGACTACTATGAGTGATTACTTCTAAAGCAAATGCGATCACTTTTAAAGTCTATAACTTTTAAGgtttatgtgatcacttttaagacaTATGTGATCGAAATCAAAGAGATAAAATGAAATTGTGTGTGGGCTGATCTTAATTTTTGGACCAGGTTATTGTATTTGTTTTTAACTTAAAGCTGGTCCTTAGTTCATGATTAAGATAAAAATGAGCAAAATGTGTAGAGGTATACAGAGACATTTAATATCTGGATGTGTAAAAGAGAGtaaattgtataataaattaattgggaTGAAAGAATTGATTGTCATAAATTATGTTAAGGAAAATTTGTCATAAACCATCTATTGACTATTGACTTTATGCTGTGAATAATTTCtgcaattaattatttttaaaaaattcaacctttatattttttttgctgaTTGTTAGGAaaacataattattttattatggaaatatattattttgctaAGTATTTTTGGAAGGAGTATCAATCACCATCATCGAAAGAGATAATTAAAGTCCTTCTTACGTTAAAATCCCAAAATCTCTCTTTAACCTTTTATTTGACAACAgccctttttatattttaaccggTACAATAGGTACCTACTAGTCGTTAaattcattttttgtttttttatatgcTTTTTTGTTGGTCTACCCCTATACTATTTGGTTGTATATACCTATAATAGCCGACTAAAATATGACAAGGAGTGCTGTCAgcaaaaaatacaaaagatgaattatttaaaaataaataataattgagaTTATTAATAGCAGATGAATAATAAGTAGGATTACTGACGataaattttccttattttaataGTAGTTCTTGTTAAACATGTACTTCTGATAGAAATATTTGGCTGGCCTTCTTAATATCAGTCTGATTAGAGAGTAATGCAGAACCTTGCAAATGAAGGTAAGGGATTCTTGCAGAGGATCGAAAAGCCTTATAATCATTAGAGACCTTTCAACAATTGCAAGGCCATACGTTTATCAGATATAAATCACACTATGCAACATCTGCGAATATTTTTAGACGAGTGATTCTAGAGAATTGTTCGACCTGGAaagataaattagaaaatagGGATAAATTTGAAAGAGGAACAAGtcaaaattgtaaaataaaagaaaaaaattattaggatTATGTGTTTGGTGATAGCAATAGCGAATAAAGTTTTGCTTGCTTCTTTGACAGAATTTTTTCTTGCTCAATGTTACGCTAACATATGCCTAGCCTCGGATTTGGGTAGAAGAcacttattttaagaataaaaaatttttcaaaCTTTGGTtgggtattttttttaactaaaaaacacttgttttttttttcaaattttcacattaaGCATGAGGAATATAAGCTAAATATAATGGAATTATTATTTCATCcattaagtataatttatttttgaatatatcTTGCTGTCTTTGTTGTTTCCTAACTTTAATTTGCAATTATAATCATGCTTATAAGAATCGCGATCTTTATCAATGATTTTAAGATTCTACAATCTAAAATTAGACAACAGATTCGGATCTTAGCTAAGTAAGATCTTAAAGTTGGTAGGATGACACAATCTTATACTTATATTTGGAATTTAGGAGGTAGAATATTAACATGATTCCACAATTCAACAATTCAACGATCTGATCTTACAAAGGTATATCTCAATCGTAAAAAAATCATCTTATAATCTAGATTTcacttatatataaatatatgtaaaattattataataatatgactaaaattcaagtttttcttgatttgttgTTAGACGATTATTAAAAGTATGAAGtcaaataaattttagtttacaccttaaaactttaagaaaatataatcGATAATAAGTTATCCAGAGCATATTATACtacatatttgtaggatcatacgatcctacgatctgaTTCTATCGATTTCAATCATATCCCCTTATCGATCCTAGGTAGAATTTTAATCCTAAAAGCCTTGGTTATAATCGTATTTTtcataaacacaaaaaaaaaaaacaaaaaaaacttattcAACAATGCTAAACTTAAATCTTACAAAActaatttaaagtaaataatctCACCATTTAGGGTTTAAATGGTATTCTCTATGACGCTTACGGCCCGTTTAGTTAGTGATACTAAATTGTGGTAATGAGAATtgtttatagtgtaaaattccATCAAAAATTCcgtatcattcccatggtaattaaactttgattacaaaaaaaattttttgtttacaagtttccattaccacctaataccacctaaCCCAATGAttatgcattggaatgaattttatgaagaaaatgagatgattggagttagacaagcatgaccatcaaggtagctaagagatttttcaactaaaattacaatagtttttcattcccattattaCCTTTTATTAGTACCTACTAAACGGGCCGTTAGGTGTTCTTTTGTTTTAATGGTCTTCTCTATGACGCTTAGATGAATTTTGATTATCCATCgaaatttacttttaatattACTATATATCTAAACAATAATATCACTAAACCTATTAGAAtgtttgaaaaaatatataaaatttttaaaaataatataaaaatactaattttgttaatatataaattaattgatcATCCTCATCAACTcaagatataaattaattactcTTCACAATTATTATAAACTTATATAGAAACTTGTGCAATGCACATATTCTTTAatacaaatttataataattgaattaaaaattcaaactttaaaacTTGTATTCTGTAAAGTAGggtgtaacatctcggaataactcgggtcatACGAAAAGAGAAgttgaccttttaaaaacgagacaactataatccgagtcaaaccgggatgttagaaaaacagtttaaaacgggtttgaagttaaggaaaacgtgcggatcgagatctattagcgttattatgaactactagataataagaaattcttagcagcggataataacgaaaagttaaatctacttattacaacttgagaacgaaagtcgcctcataaaaaccaaatgttctttaaactaaattttgaagttcttattaagacttctctatcctaataatttatttcttcaagggacaatcctcactccccagacctgcaacttaacttactgctagtcattgcccagataggtaacaacatcatcgcagggtcgttaagaccaaaagtacacgtcagcaaacgtcacataccaaataaataataatataagagaaagttttaatttattagctgacaattcacagaaccttatgcttcgatcatgcttaataagaataatattttcatgtaaaggttagtcagccatactgctgtactatccagccatactgccggtacactccaaactccataagtgagacaatacattagggggagctaacccctaagcaagtctttaccatagacactcgccttacttcggtgcctatggttaagtatgcatacccccgcggtggctcataatgccctcataaaccgcgagtaattcatttccaccaattgacgtcatactacgtccactttaaagttagtgaggtcatactacctctgcttatcaaaacaatgtataaaaattattgattcgaaagataacattatccgtactatatatccatgctttacttttgtataccattattatatgatacatcggactaatgcgaaccacgctgcgtgtacatatcttaagcaagataaccaactcagaagcgtcttaatcaattcccggtcacgaatcgacttcctacaaggttcaatcgtattcgggaaataagcacacatacacattttcctcaaatcatctataacacacatatacaatcacatccatacctagaatactacacacaacatgaacatccaccacatactataacatggtaaatacacaaaacaggacagcctatacaatctgtccagaaactcaacttaaaactgtcaaattaaaaatccgacttcaccgttgcgtccggaaggcgtcaaaacccccgggtaccaattttcataatttataacatagtataagtatttttaacttaatttcaaagccaaaaatgttccaaaaacacattttttttcaccattttcaaaacctacgggatttcatttttttatcacaaaaatataaatttcaatgctttatttcctattaaatctaaacaataaaatttacataattttcatgatcatatacaaaataaattttaattaattatatatgttttttttcaaaaaaaataattcttcttacacaaatgtacacacacaaacacatcacatatatacatgtatatttctctaccaacattataaattccttctattaatcaataaaaataaaaataaattcccaTCActacatacattttttttatatgaccaaccattttttatgtatatatatatatatatatatatatatatatatatatatatatatatatatatatatatagatgtaggatcaaatgagaaggattttaaaatgagaagggtgagaaggatttttgtttgatttttttttggttactatatatacaaaaaaggatactatgttataaatataagaacattttaaaaattatttcatagttacctttctgtgtaacatagtaacttttacaattatgagtttttggctcaatcgtgactatagatttttttattttagtgaaatcaagggtgtagagtccttcttacccttctcattttcaaccacttctcaatggatccctcccctatatatatatatattatagatgtaggatcaaatgagaaggattttaaaatgagaaggatgagaaggatttttgtttgattttttttggttactataaatacaaaaaaggatactatgttataaattaagaacattttaaaaattatttcatagttacctttctgtgtaacatagtaacttttacaattataagtttttggctcaatcgtgactatagattttttttattttagtgaaatgaagggtgtagagtccttcttacccttctcattttcaaccacttctcaatggatccctcccctatatatatatatatagatatatatatatatacatatatatatatatatatatatatatatacatatatatatatatatatatatatatatatacatatatatatatatatatatatatatatatatatatatatatatatatatgtatatatatatatatatatatatatatatatatatatatatatatatatatatatatatatatatatatatatatatattttcaatcattcatcaaacaattcttcacacacatgtaaacatatctaaaaccctaaaaccatacatttaatttagatagaaaaacatcatacttccacacatgaattttaaatcatgaacaaatcataaactataaaataactcacataaaaatcatagaaatttaaattaaaacttaaaaataaaactaggttaagaattactcacaattgcacaaggacaaaacaccaaaattgatgaaccaaagagtgattaggcgtgaggattagagcatttgggagtgttttctttacttgcaaaTGATTTTGAAATGGAAGGATGTAAGGTAAGGAATTAATTAAGGAATTATGGGATTTAATTGTGATAATTTCCTTAACCATTCAATtgccaaaatggaagttacaatcttccccCAAATCCTTCATGTGGTCAGCCAAACCCATTCACACTcccacttttattttatttttttttttgaaattaaagatagattaggaaaaaggtttggacttaaaatggttttaattgcctaaaaagttgaagtctcatgatttaacctactaacaaaataaataataaaaagaaatatatttttttttctaaaaagaataataataataataataataacataataataataataatagtaataataataataataataataataataataataataataataataataatagcaaattatttaatatatcggaaaaatatcggggtgttacagactaccccccttaaaaaggttttgaccccaaaatcTCAACGTACAAACAGaacacacaacaatcaaacacaaaacacacaacaatcacacatataaaaaaaacgacaaaacaagcacacaacaaaagaaatagatcaaaataaacctcaaagcgcgcaaaattccaccgcttcctaccccccttaaaaagttacgtccccgtaacttactaacctgaggaaaaaggtacggatacttctctcgcattgaagcttctgtttcccaagttgcctcttgtgaccgatgatttgaccatagaaccttaaccattgcaacatcttttcgccgagtactgcgaaccttttatctaaaatctgaacaggttgctcttcataggtgaggctttcatcaagttctaacggttccgagtctaagacatgcgaagaagccgcaacataacgttttaactgggagatatgaaaaacgtcatgaacttTACCCAGCAcattaggtaacgctaaccggtaagctaacttcccaatccgttccacaatatcataggggccaatgaaacgcgggcttaacttcccacgagcaccaaaacgaaccacacctctcatcggagacacacggagtagaactttgtcgcccacttcgtactcatcaggtcgacgtcggagatcgacgtacgatttttgtctatcctgggctgccttcattttatcgcgaattaactttaatttctcagtcatttgcacaagcatatcaggtcctaaggtgacagattcagtaaaatcatcccaacatacaggactacggcacttactaccataaagtgcttcaaacggagccatttgaattgttgcctgataactgttattataagagaattccactaaatccaaatgttcatcccatgaaccttgccattccatggctattgctctcaacatgtcttctagtatctgattgacacgttcagtctgaccatccgtcataggatgaaaagacgtgctatgaagaagagtggttcccaaagtctgttgtaatgacttccaaaaatgtgacaagtatcgagtatcacgatcagagacaatagtacgaggtattccgtgatatcgaacaacgtatctaatataggcacaagcaagttgttccatatcccacttacagttcatcggaataaaccatgcagacttagtaagcctatccacaataacccaaagagtatcattaccagccttagttcgtggcaaccctaacacaaaatccatagatatttcatcccacttccagaccgggacttccagaggttgcagtaacccagctggtcttcgatgttcactcttaaccttttgacacgttaaacacttggaaacaaaatcagcaatattcattttcataccagaccaccaaaacatgcattttaaatcttgatacatcttatccccaccaggatgaaccgagtatctagaataatgagcttcgttcaataatttttccttcaaggagtcacacccatccggcacacactaccgtcctttaaaacgaagactaccgtcctcatgaattgtaaaaccttcagctttcccttcacAGATTTGCTCCCGAAGTTTtatgaactttgggtcttccagttgcttagccataatctcttcgaaaaaggtaggttgaatagacaaggcactcaacctggcttccaattccccttcttggattatctccaagttcattctcccaaactccttacacaactcctcagaggttattaacgctgagagTGAATGCTtcgattttctgctcaaagcatcagcgactacattcgcacggccttcgtgatatgaaatctccaaatcataatcactgataagttctaaccaacgtcgttggcgcaaattcaactcagattgagtgaacaaaaattgcaagcttttatgatccgtaaagaccttgcatttgacaccataaaggtaatgtcgccagattttcaatgcgaaaaccacagccgctaactccaagtcatgtgttggataattcacctcatgagtccttagttgacgtgaagcatacgccaccaccttcttatcttgcattaaaacacaacctaatccatgtttggaagcgtcactgtagacagagtattccaaggatggatcaggtaaggtcaacacaggggctgtagttaacttctccttcaataactgaaatgccttctcacactcctcactgcattcgaacttcttttccttcttcatcaaggctgtcagtggacgagcgatgcgagaaaagttcttcacaaaacgacgatagtatcctgctaaccccaagaaactccggatatctgtaacattc
Proteins encoded in this region:
- the LOC130825459 gene encoding serine/arginine-rich splicing factor RS41-like isoform X2, giving the protein MDDEKDAEYAIRALDRSEFGRKGRRLRVEWTKHEQRQIGRKPVSSRRSANSRPSKTLFVINFPYHAKISDLERHFEPYGKILNVRIRRNFAFVQYESQEDATKALDATNSRKFLDQVISVEYSIRDDDDRRGGYSPERRGRDRSPDRRRSPSPYRRERGSPDYGTGPTPASYKGERGSPDYGNGSSRSPLRVRRSPEYGARSGRSPHRGQRSPAYGARNRSSRSPHQTSRERSPHYGHERSSSTHHKECSPVLHDHSRSPHGGDRIGNGYGHCPSSSPYPEEGAISDDLREPRSPINKESLRDSPIGECGSPIDNRYKSPSPQARRRSQS
- the LOC130825459 gene encoding serine/arginine-rich splicing factor RS41-like isoform X1 — its product is MKPIFCGNFDFDARPSDLERLFRRYGKVDRVDMKSGFAFVHMDDEKDAEYAIRALDRSEFGRKGRRLRVEWTKHEQRQIGRKPVSSRRSANSRPSKTLFVINFPYHAKISDLERHFEPYGKILNVRIRRNFAFVQYESQEDATKALDATNSRKFLDQVISVEYSIRDDDDRRGGYSPERRGRDRSPDRRRSPSPYRRERGSPDYGTGPTPASYKGERGSPDYGNGSSRSPLRVRRSPEYGARSGRSPHRGQRSPAYGARNRSSRSPHQTSRERSPHYGHERSSSTHHKECSPVLHDHSRSPHGGDRIGNGYGHCPSSSPYPEEGAISDDLREPRSPINKESLRDSPIGECGSPIDNRYKSPSPQARRRSQS